In Acidovorax sp. GBBC 1281, a single window of DNA contains:
- a CDS encoding CaiB/BaiF CoA transferase family protein, translating into MTTTPQAPAGALAGIRVLDLSRVLAGPWCTQVLADLGADVVKVERPGVGDDTRHWGPPFLKDDAGNDTAQAAYFTACNRNKRSVTIDMATPEGQALIRQMAQQADVVVENFKVGGLRQYGLDHASLRAANPRLIYCSVTGFGQDGPYAERAGYDLMIQAMTGLMSITGRADGEPGAGPLRVGVAVIDLFTGLYASNAILAALHVRERTGEGQHIDMALLDVGMAVLANQASGFLATGQAPTRQGNTHPSLVPYQDFPTADGAMLLAIGNDGQFARFCAAAGRPEWAQDARFATNPLRVKHRAELVPALQEVTRTRTTADWIALLQDKAVPCGPVNTLAEAFDDPQVQARGLRVEQARWPQGEPGDGIGRIAGVASPLRLSATPPVLHRAPPALGQHTDEVLAGLGLDAERIAQLRAANVV; encoded by the coding sequence ATGACCACGACCCCCCAAGCCCCGGCGGGCGCCCTCGCCGGCATCCGCGTGCTCGATCTGTCCCGCGTGCTCGCCGGCCCCTGGTGCACCCAGGTGCTGGCCGATCTGGGGGCGGACGTGGTCAAGGTGGAACGCCCCGGCGTGGGCGACGACACGCGCCACTGGGGCCCGCCGTTCCTGAAGGACGATGCGGGCAACGACACGGCGCAGGCCGCCTACTTCACGGCCTGCAACCGCAACAAGCGCTCGGTCACCATCGACATGGCCACGCCCGAGGGGCAGGCGCTGATCCGCCAGATGGCGCAGCAGGCCGACGTGGTGGTGGAGAACTTCAAGGTCGGCGGTCTGCGCCAGTACGGACTGGACCACGCCAGCCTGCGCGCGGCCAACCCGCGGCTCATCTACTGTTCGGTGACCGGCTTCGGCCAGGACGGGCCCTACGCCGAGCGCGCCGGCTACGACCTCATGATCCAGGCCATGACGGGCCTGATGAGCATCACCGGCCGGGCCGATGGCGAGCCCGGCGCCGGCCCGCTGCGCGTGGGAGTGGCCGTGATCGACCTGTTCACCGGGCTGTACGCCAGCAACGCCATCCTGGCTGCGCTGCACGTGCGCGAGCGCACCGGCGAAGGCCAGCACATCGACATGGCGCTGCTGGACGTGGGCATGGCCGTGCTCGCCAACCAGGCCTCGGGCTTCCTGGCCACCGGGCAGGCGCCAACCCGCCAGGGCAATACGCACCCCAGCCTCGTGCCCTACCAGGACTTTCCCACCGCCGACGGCGCCATGCTGCTGGCCATCGGCAACGACGGGCAGTTCGCGCGGTTCTGCGCGGCGGCCGGCCGGCCGGAATGGGCGCAGGACGCCCGGTTCGCCACCAACCCGCTGCGGGTCAAGCACCGGGCCGAGCTGGTCCCTGCCCTGCAGGAGGTCACCCGCACCCGTACCACGGCCGACTGGATTGCCCTGCTGCAGGACAAGGCCGTGCCCTGCGGCCCGGTCAACACGCTGGCCGAGGCGTTCGACGACCCGCAGGTGCAGGCCCGGGGCCTGCGCGTGGAGCAGGCCCGGTGGCCACAGGGCGAGCCCGGCGACGGCATCGGCCGCATCGCCGGGGTGGCGAGCCCGCTGCGGCTGTCCGCCACGCCGCCGGTGCTGCACCGGGCGCCCCCGGCCCTGGGACAGCACACCGACGAGGTGCTGGCGGGCCTGGGGCTGGACGCCGAACGCATTGCGCAACTGCGCGCGGCGAACGTGGTTTAG
- a CDS encoding methyl-accepting chemotaxis protein: MKLSRKLPLVFTLALLLLFAAALFGLGRLNTALTTYQTTVSTHTQQERMAADVLGDFRVQVQEWKNTLLRGKDDAQLSRYWAAFAKSEGAVQAQARKLLGDLPAGDARERVGQFLTAHERMGVAYRKGFETFKASGRDPAAGDQAVQGMDREPAQLLEQTGDLISKASAAVSLEAATAARQANWISLTVMLVVCGASVFGAVLFSRTVTQPLGNAVRISEAVASGDLTQATHTRGQDEIAQLLNALHAMQTSLSQVVSKVRDNADSVASASSEIAQGNNDLSARTEQQASALEETSASMEELSSTVTANAENARQANQLALNASTVASKGGDVVSEVVSTMRGINDSSRKIADIVGVIDGIAFQTNILALNAAVEAARAGEQGRGFAVVASEVRQLAQRSAEAAKEIKTLIHASVTRMQQGSVLADEAGTTMGEVVASIRRVTDIVAEISAASSEQSAGVSQVGEAVMQMDQATQQNAALVEQSAAAADSLKQQAQQLVQAVAVFRLRPHGDPSGSRPGGTLKAA; the protein is encoded by the coding sequence ATGAAGCTCAGCCGAAAACTCCCGCTCGTTTTTACATTGGCCCTCTTGCTGCTCTTCGCCGCTGCGCTGTTCGGCCTTGGCCGGCTGAACACGGCCCTGACCACTTACCAGACCACGGTCTCCACCCATACCCAGCAAGAGCGGATGGCCGCCGACGTGCTGGGCGACTTCCGGGTCCAGGTACAGGAGTGGAAAAACACACTGCTGCGGGGCAAGGACGATGCGCAGCTGTCGCGCTATTGGGCTGCCTTCGCGAAAAGCGAAGGGGCCGTGCAAGCCCAGGCGCGCAAGCTGCTGGGCGACTTGCCCGCGGGCGATGCGCGTGAGCGGGTGGGCCAGTTCCTGACGGCACACGAACGCATGGGGGTGGCCTACCGCAAAGGGTTCGAAACATTCAAGGCATCGGGCCGGGACCCGGCCGCGGGCGATCAAGCCGTGCAGGGAATGGACCGGGAACCGGCGCAACTGCTGGAGCAGACGGGCGACCTGATCAGCAAAGCCAGCGCGGCCGTGTCCCTGGAGGCTGCGACGGCGGCGCGCCAGGCCAACTGGATCAGCCTGACCGTGATGCTGGTCGTGTGCGGGGCCAGCGTCTTCGGCGCGGTGCTGTTCAGCCGCACCGTCACGCAACCGCTGGGCAACGCGGTGCGCATTTCGGAAGCCGTGGCCTCCGGCGACCTGACCCAGGCCACCCACACCCGCGGACAGGATGAAATCGCCCAGTTGCTGAACGCACTCCATGCGATGCAGACCAGCCTGTCTCAGGTGGTGAGCAAAGTGCGCGATAACGCAGACAGCGTGGCGAGCGCCAGCAGCGAGATCGCGCAGGGCAACAACGACCTTTCGGCCCGCACCGAGCAGCAGGCCAGCGCCCTGGAGGAAACCTCGGCCTCCATGGAGGAACTCAGCTCCACCGTGACGGCCAACGCGGAAAACGCCCGGCAGGCCAACCAGTTGGCCCTGAACGCATCGACCGTGGCCTCCAAGGGCGGCGATGTGGTGTCGGAAGTGGTGAGCACCATGCGCGGCATCAACGACAGCAGCCGCAAGATCGCCGACATCGTGGGTGTCATCGACGGCATCGCCTTCCAGACGAACATCCTGGCATTGAACGCCGCCGTGGAAGCAGCGCGGGCCGGCGAGCAAGGGCGCGGCTTCGCGGTGGTGGCCAGCGAGGTGCGCCAATTGGCCCAGCGCAGCGCCGAGGCCGCCAAGGAAATCAAGACCCTGATCCATGCCAGCGTCACGCGCATGCAGCAGGGATCGGTGCTGGCCGACGAGGCGGGCACTACGATGGGCGAGGTGGTCGCGTCGATCCGGCGCGTCACCGACATCGTGGCCGAGATCAGCGCCGCCAGCAGCGAACAAAGCGCCGGTGTGTCCCAGGTGGGCGAGGCCGTCATGCAGATGGATCAGGCCACCCAGCAGAACGCCGCGCTGGTGGAACAGAGCGCCGCGGCGGCGGACAGCCTGAAGCAGCAGGCGCAGCAACTGGTACAGGCCGTGGCGGTCTTCCGATTGCGCCCCCACGGCGATCCCTCGGGCTCCCGGCCGGGGGGCACCTTGAAGGCCGCGTGA
- a CDS encoding CsbD family protein, whose protein sequence is MNTDQVKGALKDVAGKVQQKTGELINSPEQQAKGVAKQVEGTTQKNYGDVKENIKDAVK, encoded by the coding sequence ATGAACACCGATCAAGTCAAGGGCGCATTGAAGGACGTGGCAGGCAAGGTTCAACAAAAGACCGGCGAGCTGATCAACAGCCCCGAGCAGCAAGCCAAGGGCGTTGCCAAGCAGGTCGAGGGCACCACCCAGAAGAACTATGGCGACGTCAAAGAGAACATCAAGGATGCCGTGAAGTAA
- a CDS encoding Arc family DNA-binding protein: MSDTKTEACQFKVRLQQPLKEWLQKQANAAKRSLTAEIELRLEESRARQQALAEVNRPQ, from the coding sequence GTGAGCGACACCAAAACTGAAGCCTGCCAATTCAAGGTACGGCTGCAGCAGCCTTTGAAAGAGTGGCTGCAAAAGCAGGCCAACGCAGCGAAGAGAAGCCTGACGGCAGAGATCGAATTGCGGCTGGAAGAAAGCCGTGCTCGCCAGCAAGCATTAGCTGAGGTCAATCGCCCACAGTAG
- a CDS encoding acyl-CoA dehydrogenase codes for MAHAAFQWSDPFLLDQQLTDDERMVRDAAAAFCQDKLAPRVLEQFRHEKTDIAIFREMGEVGLLGPTIPEQYGGPGLNYVAYGLIAREVERVDSGYRSMASVQSSLVMVPIHEFGTEAQKQKYLPKLASGEWIGCFGLTEPDHGSDPGSMASRAKKVPGGYSLSGAKMWITNSPIADVFVVWAKEVSEAGAVGPIRGFVLEKGMKGLSAPAIHGKVGLRASITGEIVMDEVFVPEENAFPEVQGLKGPFTCLNSARYGIAWGALGAAEFCWHTARQYTLDRKQFGRPLAANQLIQKKLADMQTEIAIGLQACLRLGRMKDDGTASVEATSIIKRNSCGKALDIARMARDMMGGNGISDEFGVARHLVNLEVVNTYEGTHDVHALILGRAQTGIAAFAN; via the coding sequence ATGGCCCACGCCGCCTTCCAATGGAGCGACCCGTTCCTGCTCGACCAGCAACTGACCGACGACGAGCGCATGGTTCGCGACGCCGCCGCCGCCTTCTGCCAGGACAAGCTCGCACCGCGCGTGCTGGAGCAGTTCCGCCATGAAAAGACCGACATCGCCATCTTCCGCGAGATGGGCGAAGTGGGCCTGCTGGGCCCCACCATTCCCGAGCAGTACGGCGGCCCCGGCCTGAACTACGTGGCCTACGGCCTCATCGCCCGCGAGGTCGAACGCGTGGACTCGGGCTACCGCTCGATGGCCAGCGTGCAAAGCTCCCTCGTGATGGTGCCGATCCACGAGTTCGGCACCGAGGCGCAAAAACAGAAGTACCTGCCCAAGCTGGCCAGCGGCGAGTGGATCGGCTGCTTCGGCCTGACCGAGCCGGACCACGGCTCCGACCCCGGCAGCATGGCGTCGCGCGCCAAGAAGGTGCCGGGCGGCTATTCGCTGTCGGGCGCCAAGATGTGGATCACCAACAGCCCGATCGCCGATGTGTTCGTGGTCTGGGCCAAGGAAGTGTCCGAGGCCGGCGCGGTCGGCCCGATCCGCGGGTTCGTGCTCGAAAAGGGCATGAAGGGCCTGAGCGCCCCTGCCATCCACGGCAAGGTGGGCCTGCGCGCCAGCATCACCGGCGAGATCGTGATGGACGAAGTGTTCGTGCCCGAGGAAAACGCCTTTCCCGAGGTGCAGGGCCTCAAAGGCCCCTTCACCTGCCTGAACAGCGCCCGCTACGGCATCGCCTGGGGCGCGCTGGGCGCGGCGGAATTCTGCTGGCACACCGCCCGCCAGTACACGCTGGACCGCAAGCAGTTCGGCCGGCCTCTGGCGGCCAACCAGCTCATCCAGAAGAAGCTGGCCGACATGCAGACCGAGATCGCCATCGGCCTGCAGGCCTGCCTGCGCCTGGGCCGCATGAAGGACGACGGCACCGCCTCGGTCGAGGCCACGTCCATCATCAAGCGCAACAGCTGCGGCAAGGCGCTGGACATCGCCCGCATGGCGCGCGACATGATGGGCGGCAACGGCATCAGCGACGAGTTCGGCGTGGCGCGCCACCTGGTGAACCTGGAGGTGGTCAACACCTACGAGGGCACGCACGATGTGCACGCGCTGATCCTGGGCCGGGCCCAGACCGGCATCGCTGCCTTCGCGAACTGA
- a CDS encoding antibiotic biosynthesis monooxygenase family protein, protein MILETAPLTIRPGQNAAFEQAFAEAQGLIARMPGYLSHELHHCVERPQEYLLLVRWTTVEAHEQGFRQSPQYHAWKSLLHGFYDPFPTVLHYAPVAGLQNAPAAPHAATV, encoded by the coding sequence ATGATCCTGGAAACCGCTCCGCTCACCATCCGCCCCGGGCAGAACGCCGCCTTCGAGCAGGCCTTCGCCGAGGCGCAGGGCCTCATCGCCCGCATGCCCGGATACCTTTCGCACGAACTGCACCACTGCGTGGAGCGCCCGCAGGAATACCTGCTGCTGGTGCGCTGGACCACGGTCGAGGCGCACGAACAAGGCTTTCGGCAGTCACCGCAATACCACGCGTGGAAGTCGCTGCTGCACGGTTTCTACGATCCGTTCCCGACCGTGCTGCATTACGCCCCCGTAGCCGGCCTGCAAAATGCCCCTGCCGCGCCCCACGCCGCCACCGTGTGA
- a CDS encoding DUF4224 domain-containing protein, whose product MSLKPEPLATELLQPSELRDLTGTSKIDEQERILTQDGIPYRRRGNRMLVSRHHTREWLAGRVVTPARGVNLAAVV is encoded by the coding sequence ATGTCTTTGAAGCCTGAGCCGCTGGCCACCGAACTGCTGCAGCCGTCAGAGCTGCGGGACCTTACAGGCACGTCGAAAATCGACGAACAGGAGCGTATCCTGACCCAGGACGGCATTCCCTACCGACGCCGCGGCAATCGCATGCTGGTCAGCCGGCACCACACCCGCGAATGGCTGGCGGGCCGGGTCGTGACGCCCGCGCGCGGCGTGAACCTGGCGGCCGTGGTATGA
- a CDS encoding NAD-dependent epimerase/dehydratase family protein, translated as MPSNQSPLGALPARFRRQRVLIIGCGDVGLRAARVLGASAGGPRPRVLALTSSPERMAPLRAAGITPLLGNLDDVPSLRRLSGLATRVLHLAPPPGDAVAGAAKGYDGRTVALARALRLRTLPRALVYGSTSGVYGDCSGAWVTEVRPVAPATSRAQRRVNAERAVRHLGRSAVRASILRIPGIYAPDREGGTPEARLRRGTPVLLPEDDVYTNHVHADDLARACVAALWRGQPQRVYHVSDASDMKMGDYFDLAADLYGLPRPPRIARSDAKAQLPAPQLSFMGESRRLDATRLRKELRVVLRYPTVTQGLRAT; from the coding sequence TTGCCCTCAAACCAAAGCCCCCTCGGGGCCCTGCCGGCCCGCTTTCGCCGCCAGCGCGTGCTCATCATCGGCTGTGGCGACGTGGGGCTGCGGGCCGCCCGGGTGCTGGGTGCATCGGCCGGCGGGCCCCGGCCCCGGGTGCTGGCCCTGACTTCCAGTCCTGAACGCATGGCGCCGTTGCGCGCCGCCGGCATCACTCCCCTGCTGGGCAACCTGGACGATGTGCCCAGCCTGCGCCGCCTGTCCGGCCTGGCCACCCGCGTCCTGCACCTGGCGCCCCCGCCGGGCGATGCGGTGGCCGGCGCCGCCAAAGGGTATGACGGCCGCACGGTCGCCCTGGCGCGGGCGCTGCGCCTGCGCACCTTGCCGCGCGCGCTGGTGTACGGATCGACCAGCGGGGTGTATGGCGATTGCAGCGGCGCGTGGGTGACCGAGGTGCGCCCCGTCGCGCCCGCCACCTCCCGCGCGCAACGGCGGGTGAATGCCGAGCGCGCCGTGCGCCACCTGGGCCGCAGCGCCGTGCGCGCCAGCATCCTGCGCATTCCCGGCATCTATGCGCCCGACCGCGAAGGCGGCACGCCTGAAGCCCGCCTGCGCCGCGGCACCCCGGTGCTGCTGCCCGAGGACGATGTCTACACCAACCACGTCCATGCCGACGACCTGGCTCGCGCCTGCGTGGCGGCCCTGTGGCGCGGCCAGCCGCAGCGCGTGTACCACGTGAGCGATGCGAGCGACATGAAGATGGGCGATTACTTCGATCTGGCCGCAGACCTGTACGGGTTGCCGCGCCCGCCGCGCATCGCGCGCAGCGATGCGAAGGCGCAGTTGCCCGCGCCGCAACTGAGCTTCATGGGCGAGTCGCGCCGGCTGGATGCCACGCGGCTGCGCAAGGAGCTGCGCGTGGTGCTGCGCTACCCGACCGTGACCCAGGGCCTGCGCGCAACCTGA
- a CDS encoding Arc family DNA-binding protein — protein sequence MSREDPQMKIRLPEALKARIEASAQAGGRSMNSEIAARLQQTFEKVAVDEGRLIALEAEADAQRALAKQFRAVAEMSDDVRTLLATILLSTLSRIPVESERDEEDRRLAKSTAEWLSERDQRGAVHSLLKIIDGSDAGKVELLRNFASHLEDLDDSAPSADLDAPMKKVIIVGNIGRLMDAREERFGLLGEGDPATPQPRQYGPQRSTNARKPKP from the coding sequence ATGAGCCGCGAAGATCCCCAAATGAAGATCCGCCTTCCTGAAGCGCTGAAAGCTCGCATTGAAGCATCTGCGCAGGCTGGCGGGCGCAGCATGAACTCTGAGATCGCGGCCAGGCTTCAACAGACATTTGAAAAGGTCGCCGTAGATGAGGGGCGGCTTATCGCTCTTGAGGCGGAGGCAGATGCTCAGCGGGCGCTGGCCAAGCAATTCAGAGCTGTGGCTGAGATGTCTGACGATGTTCGAACCCTGCTGGCCACAATCCTGCTGTCGACGCTCAGCCGAATACCTGTCGAATCCGAGCGCGATGAAGAGGACCGGCGACTCGCCAAATCCACCGCCGAGTGGCTGTCCGAACGAGACCAGCGTGGAGCTGTCCATTCCTTGTTGAAAATCATCGACGGATCCGATGCGGGCAAAGTCGAGCTTCTGCGGAACTTCGCCAGCCATCTTGAAGACCTTGACGACAGCGCGCCTTCTGCAGATCTCGACGCACCCATGAAAAAGGTCATCATCGTGGGCAATATCGGCCGGCTTATGGACGCAAGGGAGGAACGCTTCGGCCTTCTGGGAGAGGGTGATCCCGCCACTCCGCAGCCGAGACAATACGGTCCGCAGCGGAGTACCAATGCTCGCAAGCCCAAGCCCTGA
- a CDS encoding integrase — MALLSIIWNWARGEGYTALPWPAAGMERSKWRNKEKPRKMKVPDHLYEAIYAQADQPLRDCMDLGSATGMRLTDCITVLMPRGDVLHMEASKTGKEAEWDLSLSATLPGLLARRRAMNADHLMLLSCPDGKPLNFTRLRYRWDTAREQAVVVAGLANDDDLVRAIRALYLRDMRKRAAQKSEDLEAASALLQHSDKRITERHYGGVRKLKPVS, encoded by the coding sequence ATGGCCCTGCTGTCGATCATCTGGAACTGGGCCCGGGGTGAAGGCTATACGGCGCTGCCTTGGCCGGCTGCTGGCATGGAGCGCAGCAAGTGGCGCAACAAAGAGAAGCCCCGAAAGATGAAGGTGCCGGACCACCTGTACGAGGCGATCTATGCGCAGGCCGACCAGCCACTGCGGGACTGCATGGACCTGGGCTCGGCCACTGGGATGCGGCTGACCGACTGCATTACCGTACTGATGCCGCGGGGCGATGTGCTGCACATGGAGGCCAGCAAAACCGGGAAAGAGGCAGAGTGGGACCTGAGCCTGTCGGCCACGCTGCCAGGCCTGCTAGCGCGCCGCCGCGCGATGAACGCCGACCACTTGATGCTGTTGTCCTGTCCGGACGGCAAGCCGCTGAACTTCACCCGGCTGCGCTACCGCTGGGACACGGCGCGCGAGCAAGCGGTGGTGGTAGCCGGCCTGGCCAACGACGATGACCTGGTGCGCGCCATTCGGGCGCTGTACCTACGCGACATGCGCAAGCGGGCGGCCCAGAAGTCGGAGGATCTGGAGGCGGCCTCGGCACTGCTGCAGCACTCGGACAAGCGCATCACAGAGCGCCACTACGGGGGCGTGCGCAAGCTGAAACCGGTGAGTTGA
- a CDS encoding LysR substrate-binding domain-containing protein has product MRRTLPSTQSLACFEAAARHESYTRAAQELALTQGAVSRQIMALEDFLGVALFRRTRHGVALTPAGTHYARQVGRWLQGLERDTLDVMAHQGQGGSIALAAVPTFATRWLIPRLPLLAQAHPDIVVHIETRTRPFLFADTGFDAALYAGTPEQVSNWPGTQAMRLLQEDVVPVCSPRLLPGGRPLEPQALAGLPLLQQTTRPYGWRQWFEAMDVQAPRALDGPRYELFSMLAVAASHGLGVALMPPLLIEAERARGELVLACERPLRGERAYYLITPAQPQPPVLAAFAHWLQDMAAS; this is encoded by the coding sequence ATGCGCCGAACCTTGCCCTCCACCCAGTCCCTGGCCTGCTTCGAGGCTGCGGCCCGCCATGAAAGCTACACCCGCGCGGCCCAGGAACTGGCGCTCACCCAGGGCGCCGTGTCGCGGCAGATCATGGCACTGGAGGATTTCCTGGGCGTGGCGCTGTTCCGCCGCACGCGGCACGGCGTGGCGCTCACCCCGGCGGGCACCCATTACGCGCGGCAGGTGGGCCGCTGGCTGCAGGGGCTGGAGCGCGACACGCTGGACGTGATGGCGCACCAGGGGCAGGGCGGGTCGATCGCGCTGGCCGCGGTGCCCACCTTCGCCACGCGCTGGCTGATCCCGCGCTTGCCCCTGCTGGCCCAGGCGCATCCGGACATCGTCGTGCACATCGAGACGCGCACGCGGCCCTTCCTGTTCGCCGACACCGGATTCGACGCCGCGCTGTATGCCGGCACGCCCGAGCAGGTCAGCAACTGGCCGGGTACGCAGGCGATGCGGCTCTTGCAGGAAGACGTGGTGCCCGTGTGCAGCCCGCGCCTGTTGCCCGGCGGGCGGCCGCTCGAACCCCAGGCGCTGGCGGGCCTGCCGCTGCTGCAGCAGACCACGCGCCCCTACGGATGGCGGCAATGGTTCGAGGCGATGGACGTGCAGGCGCCGCGCGCACTCGACGGGCCGCGCTACGAGCTGTTTTCCATGCTGGCCGTGGCCGCTTCGCACGGGCTGGGCGTGGCGCTCATGCCCCCGTTGCTGATCGAGGCCGAGCGGGCCCGGGGCGAACTGGTGCTGGCCTGCGAGCGGCCCCTGCGCGGCGAACGCGCCTACTACCTCATCACCCCGGCGCAGCCCCAGCCCCCCGTGCTAGCCGCCTTCGCCCACTGGTTGCAGGACATGGCCGCGAGTTGA
- a CDS encoding chemotaxis protein → MKAVQQEIDERTNLTGTNKFELLLFRLGIDENLGKSELFGINVFKIREIVAMPSITPIAGATPHSLGVVNLRGQIIPVLDLPSIVGCKPQTGLNIMLVTEYARTTQAFAVESVEDIVRLDWKQVLSAEASGTGGQLVTSIARLDGNTDGSRLAQVLDVEAILQMVSPSDEHKVDPEKVGPRLKLKPGTMILAADDSFVARSLIEKELQALHAPYEMTKSGKEAWDRLNAIARAAEADGKTAADRVALVLTDLEMPEMDGFTLTRNIKQDARLNKIPVVIHSSLSGSANEDHVRSVGADGYVAKFVAEDLAETMRRVLPK, encoded by the coding sequence ATGAAGGCAGTGCAGCAGGAAATTGACGAGCGGACCAACCTCACCGGAACCAACAAATTCGAGTTGCTGCTCTTTCGGTTGGGCATCGACGAAAACCTGGGCAAGTCCGAGCTGTTCGGCATCAACGTCTTCAAGATCCGCGAGATCGTGGCGATGCCCAGCATCACGCCCATCGCAGGCGCCACGCCGCACTCGCTGGGTGTGGTCAATCTGCGCGGCCAGATCATTCCGGTGCTCGACCTGCCCTCCATCGTCGGCTGCAAGCCGCAGACCGGTCTGAACATCATGCTGGTGACCGAATATGCGCGCACCACGCAAGCCTTCGCCGTGGAATCGGTGGAAGACATCGTGCGCCTGGACTGGAAGCAGGTGCTCTCCGCCGAAGCCAGCGGCACCGGCGGCCAGCTGGTGACCAGCATCGCGCGGCTGGACGGCAACACCGACGGCTCCCGTCTGGCGCAGGTGCTGGACGTGGAAGCCATCTTGCAGATGGTCTCGCCGTCCGACGAGCACAAGGTCGATCCCGAGAAGGTCGGCCCCCGCCTCAAACTCAAGCCCGGCACCATGATCCTGGCCGCCGACGATTCGTTCGTGGCCCGCTCGCTCATCGAAAAGGAACTGCAGGCCCTGCACGCACCTTACGAAATGACCAAGTCGGGCAAGGAAGCGTGGGACCGGCTGAACGCCATCGCCCGCGCCGCCGAGGCCGATGGCAAGACCGCCGCCGATCGCGTGGCGCTGGTGCTGACTGACCTGGAAATGCCCGAGATGGACGGCTTCACGCTCACCCGCAACATCAAGCAGGATGCGCGCCTGAACAAGATTCCGGTGGTCATCCACTCCTCGCTGTCGGGCTCGGCCAACGAGGACCATGTGCGCAGCGTGGGGGCCGATGGCTACGTGGCGAAGTTCGTCGCGGAAGACCTGGCCGAGACCATGCGCCGCGTGCTGCCCAAGTAA
- a CDS encoding DUF4124 domain-containing protein, with protein sequence MIQRPVFLAPRSAAWRLGAALAVAACAAAPLATHAQVMRCTDPVSGKVTYTDGACDKGTAAREVEARKSREEIEEERAQALQALQLKQQRQQIERQEAQQEARQERERAAARAPADPSRSPECARSRRNLDRVASESGGGNYDGQARLTAAQRQMDLDCLGPQGYAEVERSRNYSGGSGDYYAPPAVVVLPPRRPVVVQPALPVPSAPISHCNVFRCYDQQGNVHPR encoded by the coding sequence ATGATCCAGCGCCCTGTCTTCCTAGCCCCTCGCTCTGCCGCATGGCGCCTTGGCGCCGCGCTGGCGGTGGCGGCGTGCGCTGCGGCCCCCTTGGCCACCCATGCCCAGGTGATGCGCTGCACCGACCCCGTCTCCGGCAAGGTCACCTACACCGACGGAGCCTGCGACAAAGGCACGGCCGCACGCGAGGTCGAGGCCCGCAAGAGCCGCGAGGAAATCGAGGAGGAGCGGGCCCAGGCCCTGCAGGCGTTGCAGCTCAAGCAGCAGCGCCAGCAGATCGAGCGCCAGGAAGCCCAGCAGGAGGCACGCCAGGAACGCGAGCGCGCCGCCGCCCGGGCCCCGGCCGATCCGTCCCGATCCCCCGAATGCGCCCGTTCGCGCCGCAACCTCGACCGGGTGGCCAGCGAATCGGGCGGGGGCAATTACGACGGCCAGGCCCGCCTGACGGCCGCCCAGCGCCAGATGGACCTCGACTGCCTCGGCCCGCAGGGCTACGCGGAAGTCGAACGGTCACGCAATTACAGCGGCGGCAGTGGCGACTACTACGCGCCCCCCGCCGTCGTGGTGCTGCCGCCCCGGCGCCCGGTGGTGGTCCAGCCGGCGCTCCCGGTGCCCTCCGCGCCGATTTCGCACTGCAACGTGTTCCGCTGCTACGACCAGCAAGGAAACGTCCACCCGCGCTGA